The proteins below come from a single Streptomyces sp. B3I8 genomic window:
- the glmU gene encoding bifunctional UDP-N-acetylglucosamine diphosphorylase/glucosamine-1-phosphate N-acetyltransferase GlmU, with the protein MSANRPQALGSARAGETPLAAVVVLAAGEGTRMKSATPKVLHDLCGRSLVGHVLAAARELEPENLVVVVGHAREQVTAHLAGVDAEVRTAVQAEQNGTGHAVRIALEELGGAVDGTVVVVCGDTPLLTGETLRDLAGTHAADGNAVTVLTAQVPDATGYGRIVRDGVSGAVTEIVEHKDASDSQRAIREINSGVFAFDGQLLAGALKQVRTDNSQGEEYLTDVLGILRAAGHRVGACVAGDHREIAGINNRVQLAEARRILNDRLLTRAMLAGVTVVDPATTWVDVTVTFERDAVVLPGTQLVGATHIGEGAEVGPNSRLTDTRVGAGARVDNAVAVEAEVGPGASVGPYAYLRPGSRLGLRSKVGTFVETKNSSIGEGTKVPHLSYVGDATIGEYSNIGAASVFVNYDGEHKHHTTVGSHCKTGSDNMFVAPVTVGDGAYTAAGSVITKDVPPGSLAVARGQQRNIEGWVARKRPGSAAAKAAEAASRGPEGEG; encoded by the coding sequence GTGAGCGCCAACCGTCCCCAAGCTCTCGGCTCCGCTCGAGCAGGGGAGACCCCACTCGCAGCCGTCGTCGTTCTCGCAGCGGGTGAGGGCACCCGTATGAAGTCGGCCACACCCAAGGTCCTGCACGACCTCTGCGGCCGTTCCCTCGTGGGCCACGTCCTGGCCGCCGCGCGGGAGTTGGAGCCGGAGAACCTCGTCGTGGTCGTGGGCCACGCCCGCGAGCAGGTGACCGCGCACCTCGCCGGCGTCGACGCCGAGGTCCGTACCGCCGTGCAGGCGGAGCAGAACGGCACCGGGCACGCCGTCCGCATCGCGCTGGAGGAGCTCGGCGGCGCGGTCGACGGCACGGTGGTCGTGGTCTGCGGCGACACCCCGCTGCTGACCGGCGAGACGCTGCGCGACCTGGCCGGCACGCACGCGGCCGACGGCAACGCGGTGACCGTGCTGACCGCGCAGGTGCCGGATGCGACGGGGTACGGGCGGATCGTGCGGGACGGGGTCTCGGGTGCCGTCACGGAGATCGTGGAGCACAAGGACGCCTCCGACTCCCAGCGGGCGATCCGGGAGATCAACTCCGGGGTGTTCGCGTTCGACGGGCAGTTGCTGGCGGGTGCGCTGAAGCAGGTGCGGACGGACAACAGCCAGGGCGAGGAGTACCTGACGGACGTCCTCGGGATCCTGCGTGCGGCGGGGCACCGGGTGGGTGCGTGTGTGGCCGGTGACCACCGGGAGATCGCGGGGATCAACAACCGGGTGCAGCTCGCCGAGGCGCGGCGGATCCTGAACGACCGGCTGCTGACGCGGGCGATGCTGGCGGGCGTGACGGTGGTGGACCCGGCGACGACGTGGGTGGACGTGACGGTCACGTTCGAGCGGGACGCGGTGGTGCTGCCGGGTACGCAGCTCGTGGGTGCCACGCACATCGGTGAGGGTGCCGAGGTGGGTCCGAACTCGCGGTTGACGGACACGCGGGTGGGTGCGGGCGCGCGGGTGGACAACGCGGTGGCGGTGGAGGCCGAGGTGGGGCCGGGTGCGTCGGTGGGTCCGTACGCGTATCTGCGTCCGGGGTCGCGACTCGGCCTGAGGTCGAAGGTCGGCACGTTCGTGGAGACGAAGAACTCGTCGATCGGTGAGGGTACGAAGGTGCCGCATCTGTCGTATGTGGGGGATGCCACGATCGGCGAGTATTCGAACATCGGTGCGGCGAGTGTGTTCGTGAACTACGACGGAGAGCACAAGCACCACACGACGGTCGGGTCGCACTGCAAGACGGGTTCGGACAACATGTTCGTGGCGCCTGTCACGGTCGGGGACGGTGCCTACACCGCCGCGGGTTCGGTGATCACGAAGGATGTGCCGCCCGGTTCGCTGGCGGTGGCGCGGGGCCAGCAGCGGAACATCGAGGGCTGGGTGGCCCGTAAGCGTCCCGGGAGTGCGGCCGCGAAGGCGGCGGAGGCGGCGTCCCGGGGGCCGGAAGGCGAAGGCTGA